The following proteins are encoded in a genomic region of Haloarcula marina:
- a CDS encoding HdeD family acid-resistance protein, with amino-acid sequence MATDVSEQMTRGTVLGGILLAGLGVIALFTPFLTGVALTLTLGVLLVVGALLHVASAFSAGSFWRRVWQVVLGLVYAFAGISVLTNPVFGLATLTLLVITFFVVSGVTQLFWAVMGGTDGRLWLALSGGVALLLATLLWTGFPVSSVWAVGVLFGVNLIVTGVGLALHGRRQPMTVPSEEEPAQPGQV; translated from the coding sequence ATGGCAACAGACGTATCGGAACAGATGACCCGAGGGACCGTCCTCGGTGGGATTCTCCTCGCTGGCCTCGGGGTCATCGCGCTGTTTACCCCGTTCCTGACGGGGGTCGCGCTGACGCTAACGCTGGGTGTACTCCTGGTCGTCGGCGCACTGCTCCACGTGGCGAGCGCGTTCTCGGCGGGGAGTTTCTGGCGGCGGGTGTGGCAGGTGGTGCTGGGCCTCGTCTACGCGTTCGCTGGCATTTCGGTGTTGACGAACCCGGTGTTCGGACTGGCGACACTGACGCTGTTGGTCATCACCTTCTTCGTCGTCAGCGGGGTGACCCAACTCTTCTGGGCCGTCATGGGCGGGACGGATGGACGACTGTGGCTCGCTCTCAGCGGCGGCGTTGCGCTACTGCTCGCGACCCTCCTGTGGACCGGGTTCCCCGTCTCCTCGGTGTGGGCCGTCGGCGTCCTCTTCGGCGTCAACCTCATCGTGACCGGCGTCGGGTTGGCGCTCCACGGGCGGAGACAGCCGATGACGGTGCCGAGCGAGGAGGAACCGGCCCAGCCTGGGCAAGTGTAA
- a CDS encoding DUF7261 family protein, with the protein MRRRGQLVLVAAALVAVALAPVVIAYLQLGYHDDVTATADYGDPTAATVGALDRAVVPASTGIPGRYAWADRGAAVTAIRGELRPRIEHLRTARLDHGTVTAIRYNESAARRFRDANCPSGPDRQFGDCAADRGVVVQERLGRTHVLGVAVDVTTTTERGETTVTAVLRPVER; encoded by the coding sequence CGTCGCCCTCGCCCCCGTCGTCATCGCCTACCTACAACTCGGGTATCACGACGACGTTACCGCCACCGCGGACTACGGCGACCCGACGGCGGCCACCGTCGGCGCGCTCGACCGCGCCGTCGTGCCCGCCAGCACCGGTATCCCGGGACGGTACGCGTGGGCGGACCGAGGCGCGGCAGTCACCGCCATCCGCGGCGAATTGCGGCCCCGAATTGAGCATCTCCGAACGGCGCGTCTGGACCACGGAACCGTGACGGCGATACGGTACAACGAGAGTGCGGCCCGACGATTCCGAGACGCGAACTGCCCGAGTGGCCCGGACCGCCAGTTCGGCGACTGCGCCGCCGACCGCGGCGTCGTCGTCCAGGAGCGACTCGGCAGGACGCACGTCCTCGGCGTCGCCGTCGACGTGACGACGACCACCGAACGGGGCGAAACGACGGTGACGGCTGTCCTGCGACCGGTCGAGCGGTGA